The genome window AATACCAACAATGACCCAATTGCTCTTTCAGACAATGGGAGAATGAATCACCCGTCTTACACCTCTAAGGGTGTGTCGCTACCTTCTTAGTACATAAACAGGTACCTGGTTCAAAAACCTAGAAAAAGCCTGCTTCTCTGTTTTTAGAAGTAATCCCTGAGGTAACTTGGCTGGACTTGAAATACCCTGTTGGTTCTGTGACCAAGGTCAACAGGATGATGAGCCCTGATGAGACCTAAACTTGTCTGAGACTTGAACCCTGTGACCCCAAGCCAATGCCTAGACTAGTAAGGCTAATGCACTGTTCTGGCAGGAGACCCAGGCTTGAACCCTATCAGTTACAAATAGGTGAATCAAATATAGGGCCTGATGTGTCATTACTTAAAGGGTGATGGAAGGttttttacatttcagtcatgcTTATTCAGAGCAATTGGGGTTAAATTacatgctcaagggcacatcagagAGAAGGGCATCGAGATATGAAGTCTCATGTAGATGTTTCCTCCCTTTATCACAATACTTATGTTCCTCACAATGAAAAGGTCTCTTTCTTTCCTCAATAGAATTCAGTATGAGAGGTTCCTGTATTATATTTCAGCTCACCACTGAAGTATTACCTATTGCTTCCCTGCTATTTCCAAGATCTTGCGGTTGGCGTGTATTTGCAGGTAGTAATAGTCTTGGAAACATTGGTACACACTAACGTAGGAATAAATCAATCAATCTGAGAGATTTATCAGTATAATGACAATACATAAAACATTGTGAAATACTCCAAGCTTCCCTACGGTCATAAGTATATTGCTTGTATTTGCACGTAAGAATACGTAAGGAAACAGTGACACAGTGTTACGTGACAATACTCCAAGCTACCTTTTCCAGCGGTAATACATTGCCCCGATACACTACATTGAAGCTGCAGTCTGCTGCCCAGTCTGGTCACCCCAGCCACTTGTTTTGGTAGACAGCCAAGGACTGGGACTGGAGAAATGTAAATCATCAAATCACAGTTTATTTAAAAGTGCATTTAACAAAAGCCTCAATACCCTTTACAAAAAAATTAATAAAgaagtgtaacgctcgtcgtaatcctcctcgtctgaggagaagcaaggatcggaccaaagtgcagcgtggtttgAAGACATACTTTAATtattaaacgaagacgaaaaaacacttgacaaaataataaacgacgtgaacaaacgaacgaaaacagtaccgtgtggcgaacaaacacagacacggcaataatcacccacaaacaaacagtgaaaacagtcaaccttaatatggttcccaatcagagacaatgacaaacacctgcctctaattgagaaccatattaggccaaacaataaacccaacatagaaacatataacatagaatgcccacccagctcacgtcctgaccaactaaacaagactgaacaaaggaaataaggtcaggaacgtgacaagaagAAAGCAAGAAACAACAGAGAATTCAAACTTAAgtataaccactctcaaattcatagacagagctatggatgcaaataCGTTCCAAATATGATATCAAAATGAgagttgtaaccatgtttgaagGTATACAGTGCTTGTTTATCACTAATTGATAACTGATTTAACAGAAACAGGAATTAGATGAAACAATATGCAAACAAAACTCAGATCAGGTAGTGTATGGGTGATGGAAATCCCACAAATAAACCGTGTTGTGCTCCGAACTCGCTCAACCAGTCAGGGAGGGCAGCGAAATAAGGAAGCCAGATTGGGTCAACAAGGAGAAGTCAAAAACCTGTTTGGTGGTTTGGAAAGGGTGATGTACGAAACCAGTTCTGAAACAAAAAGAGGGATATTTACAAGTGTTGCATGAGTTTTTTTTGTTTCTCCTGAGCCTGTCATTATATACCCTCAAATGTATTGTGATTGTGTAGCTGTAGAAGCATTTAATTTACATCCAGTTATTAACAACTTCAGTGCAACAAGTTCTATGTAATCAATAAATATCATATTTGTTTACTATTTGAAATGTATGACAATTACTAGACATATAGTATTACAAACAGCTGGtgaatgagactgaataaaaATCACAAACTAAAGTTCAAGTCAAGATATTGTAAGTGGCTTTCCTACACTATACATTAAGTAGCAAAAATACCATGGAGTTTACATTGTGTAATTACATAATAACTATACGTGTGACTTATTGAGAATTCCTTGTTTTATGTAAATGCAGTTTCAGTATATAGCTGAGAAGTTGCTGTACATTCTCGTTACCAAATAGAAAAAACTACATCGTTGCACAAGTAATTCACTTTCAAGTTGCATGTCCTGTTTTGCCTTAACCCCATCCTGCAACCACACCTACCCATTGGAATCCCAGTTTGGTGGAGCTGGTCTGTGGATTTTATTTTCCTTTGAACCATAACCAACTCTCCACAGCCAgtttgctgctgctgctctgctaTGTCTCCACTCACTGGGTGACATCACTGGAGTTTCCCCTTTTGTGCTAGTAGCAGGCCGGGCATAAAAACGACAGGGCTTCTGGCAGAAGTCCATTCTAACAAACGAGCAAAACACAGGACACCTATCAAGCTACAACTCTGTCAAAACAGAAAAAGACATTTAGGAGATATTCGGGCAAATATTCAGTCGCTAGACTTTTCCACTGCCACCAAGCGCCAAGAGTTTGAACCTCGTTCAACAGCATTATGGAGGGGTATGCGATGACACCTGGAGACATGGAGAGGGGCCCTGTGTACAACACAACGGTGACAGCTGTTGCTGAGAAAAAGGCCTCCAGAGGTTGGCTATGGAGGCTTTGTGGGGTCCTCTTAATAGCAGCTTTATGTGCGGCAGCAGCCCTGCTCTTTGCCTGGTTTCAGCATGGAAGACTGGCAACGGTAAGGAACTCTAATGGGGCCAATATTTACCACATTTCTGAAATAGAGGACCGTACAATCAACTAACATCCTCTTGGTTGATTTCACAGATGCAGAACGAAATGGAGCCTCAACTGGAGATACTCATTGGTGCAAAAGGTGATTATTTGATTGACAGATGCCATTTTTCATTGAATTCCTTCTCACTATAATTGCTTTAATCAAAGGTTACGGCTGTAGGCAACGTCATAGCTTTTGCTTGTGTTATTCATGGCTAATATGTTTCTCTCCCTCAGATACCCACCATACATTGAAGCAGATTGCCGGCAATGCAAAAGCAGCCATCCATTTAGAGGGTGAGTGACCTACAGCCTTTTGCAGCCAGCCTTGACTGTGTCTGTTGAAGGTTAGCAAATGTCTAGTGGGCTAGTATGTCTTAGTGTCTTTCCATTGTAGAAGCTAGGGGATTCTTTTTAAACATCCCCATTCAAAAATAAGGTTTAAGGTTTAAAACCGTGTCTAGTGGGCTAGTAAGTATTTCTTTCTATTGGAGAAGCCCTAGGATATTTGTAAAACATTCCCATTGACAAAAACGAAACCACAACACAAGGAAGCAAAGAAGTTGCTTAATCATTAGCTTGTCTCTTGTTGCCACCAGAGTAAATTGACAAAAGCTTTGTAAGAAGAAATAGCTACCAGTTGGATCTGGGACCTCAAAGTTGTAACAATGAGCCTTTCTTCCCTCTACTGCCAGGTGAATACAATCCTAATCTTACCGCTGACACCGTGCAGTGGAGAAAGGATGACGGCCAGGCTTTTTCCCAGGGCGGGTTCGAGCTACAGGGGAACCAAATCCTCATCCCACACACTGGGCTCTTCTTCGTTTACAGCCAGGCTTCGTTTAGGGTCAAGTGCAATGGCCCGGGCGAGCATACCACTCCTCTGAGTCACGTTATTTGGCGCTATTCGGACTCCATCGGGGTTAATGCTAATCTTCTTAGCGGGGTAAGGTCAGTTTGTCAACGAAACTACGGTGATGCTGAGTCCAATAACGGCGAAGGCTGGTACAATGCAGTTTACCTTGGTGCAGTGTTTCAGCTGAATGAAGGGGACAAACTGTGGACTGAGACCAATCGACTGACCGACGTGGAGCCAGAGCAGGGCAAGAACTTTTTTGGTGTGTTTGCACTatgatgagagagaggcaggccagAGGTGAATATTTGTTAAAACAGTTTTATGTTAAAACTTATTTTAGTATTGCAATTTTATGGTAACTGAGCAATCTTAAAGGAGATAGGTCTAATCTTAATGGTTATTTTTGTAAACTGCAATAGTTTGAGAAATTATTATTGTTTTTCCATACATGATTGTCCATTCTCTGTATTGTAGATTTTGCACCAAATAATATTATGACTTCGGGTTATTTATATTAACTTAAAAAATGATATTTACTATTTATATGAAAATacatattaacttttaaaaaaTGATTTACTATTTATATGAAAATACATATTAACTTAAAAAAATGATATTTACTATTTATATGAAAATACTATGGAGTACTGTAGTATAAGTTATTTTTATTCACATAAGTCTAGCAGTAGCCTATACTAGGCCTATCAGAATACATTACTACATATTAAGTTATTTAATTTAATGTACTGATGTAGTAATGTTTATTTAAATGTGATTGTGTTGTATTTCATTTGTCACCTATTCAGAGTGGTTGAATCAACTAATAAATTCCAAATGTTCTCAACTTTAGCAGACTCAAAGTTTGATTATATTTAATTGTGCAGTTTGGAGGGGacggggggagacagggggggtCTGGACATATCCAACTGTCTTATGTGGTTGAGGGTAAATAGGTTTTGACTTTAGCAGTAAATGAACACTAAGGGCTCTATTCATTCTATACATTTGAAGCGCTACAGACTCCGCGATAGACatgtaaaggtcatttcagattgagccgacatctgcagtgtttaccgtgaatgcagtctccgccaaagcgggaacattgcctttaaatttcaatcactctGTAACGCTGAACTTCTGCAATGCAGATTGAATTGAAGCCCTACATCTGTTTTTGAGAAGCTTTGCACCAGAAACTGTGATACAAAGTGCCTCCCCAATAACTTCAGACCAAAACAAGGGAAATTCCCTTTTGTGTTTTTTCTCCTGCTGTGTCAGGTGAGACGGCCCACATATGCCATGCCTGGGGATTCCCCCACTgactttcttcctcctcctcgaaAGCATCATAGGTTTTCAgtcaggtgggtgggtgggtggatggggcTGTAAACATCTGAGCTGAAATACTGTATGTGCATGAGAAAATATGTTTGTCCCAGAAACATCCTGTCTGTATCAcattgaaaatcaaatcaaatgtatttataaagcccttcttacatcagctgatatctcaaagtgctgtacagaaacacagccttaaaccccaaacagcaagcaatgcaggcgtagaagcacggtggctaggaaaaactccctagaaaggccagaacctaggaagaaa of Salvelinus alpinus chromosome 4, SLU_Salpinus.1, whole genome shotgun sequence contains these proteins:
- the LOC139573796 gene encoding tumor necrosis factor-like; translated protein: MEGYAMTPGDMERGPVYNTTVTAVAEKKASRGWLWRLCGVLLIAALCAAAALLFAWFQHGRLATMQNEMEPQLEILIGAKDTHHTLKQIAGNAKAAIHLEGEYNPNLTADTVQWRKDDGQAFSQGGFELQGNQILIPHTGLFFVYSQASFRVKCNGPGEHTTPLSHVIWRYSDSIGVNANLLSGVRSVCQRNYGDAESNNGEGWYNAVYLGAVFQLNEGDKLWTETNRLTDVEPEQGKNFFGVFAL